In the Papio anubis isolate 15944 chromosome 15, Panubis1.0, whole genome shotgun sequence genome, one interval contains:
- the GAS6 gene encoding growth arrest-specific protein 6, with amino-acid sequence MAPSPSPGPAAPRAAPLRLLLLLLASECALAALLPAREATQFLRPRQRRAFQVFEEAKQGHLERECVEELCSREEAREVFENDPETDYFYPRYLGCIDKYGSPYAKNPGFATCVQNLPDQCTPNPCDKKGTQACQDLMGNFFCLCKAGWGGRLCDRDVNECSQENGGCLQICHNKPGSFHCACHSGFQLSSDGRTCQDIDECADSEACGEARCKNLPGSYSCLCDKGFAYSSQEKACRDVDECLQGRCEQVCVNSPGSYTCHCDGRGGLKLSQDMDTCEDILPCVPFSMAKSVKSLYLGRMFSGTPVIRLRFKRLQPTRLVAEFDFRTFDPEGILLFAGGHQDSTWIVLALRAGRLELQLRYNGVGRVTSSGPVINHGMWQTISVEELANGSPIKVGPGRLSREVFYPGGFCLPSLDYMRTPLDIGTESTWEIEVVAHIRPAADTGVLFALWVPDLRAVPLSVALVDYHSTKKLKKQLVVLAVEHVALALMEIKVCDGQEHMVTISLREGEATLEVDGTRGQSEVSAAQLQERLAVLEKHLRSPVLTFAGGLPDVPVTSAPVTAFYRGCMTLEVNRRLLDLDEAAYKHSDITAHSCPPVEPAAA; translated from the exons ATGGCCCCTTCGCCCTCGCCCGGGCCCGCCGCCCCGCGCGCCGCGCCgctgcggctgctgctgctgctgctggcctcGGAGTGCGCGCTCG CCGCGTTGTTGCCGGCGCGCGAGGCCACGCAGTTCCTGCGGCCCAGGCAGCGCCGCGCCTTCCAGGTCTTCGAGGAGGCCAAGCAGGGCCACCTGGAGAGGGAGTGTGTGGAGGAGCTGTGCAGCCGCGAGGAGGCGCGGGAGGTGTTCGAGAACGACCCCGAGACG GACTATTTTTACCCGAGATACTTAG GCTGCATCGACAAGTATGGGTCTCCGTATGCCAAAAACCCAGGCTTTGCCACCTGCGTGCAGA ACCTGCCTGACCAGTGCACGCCCAACCCCTGTGATAAGAAGGGGACCCAAGCCTGCCAAGACCTCATGGGCAACTTCTTCTGCCTGTGTAAAGCCGGCTGGGGGGGCCGGCTCTGTGACAGAG ATGTCAATGAATGCAGCCAGGAGAACGGGGGCTGCCTCCAGATCTGCCACAACAAGCCGGGCAGCTTCCACTGTGCCTGCCACAGCGGCTTCCAGCTCTCCTCTGACGGCAGGACCTGCCAAG ACATAGACGAGTGTGCAGACTCGGAGGCCTGCGGGGAGGCACGCTGCAAGAACCTGCCCGGCTCCTACTCCTGCCTCTGTGACAAGGGCTTTGCATACAGCTCCCAGGAGAAGGCCTGCCGAG ATGTGGATGAGTGTCTGCAGGGCCGCTGTGAGCAGGTCTGCGTGAACTCCCCGGGCAGCTACACCTGCCACTGTGATGGGCGCGGGGGCCTCAAGCTGTCCCAGGACATGGACACCTGTGAG GACATCTTGCCGTGCGTGCCCTTCAGCATGGCCAAGAGCGTGAAGTCCTTGTACCTGGGCCGGATGTTCAGTGGGACCCCCGTGATCCGACTGCGCTTCAAGAGGCTGCAGCCCACCAG GCTCGTAGCTGAGTTTGACTTCCGGACCTTTGACCCCGAGGGCATCCTCCTCTTCGCTGGAGGCCACCAGGACAGCACCTGGATCGTGCTGGCCCTGCGAGCCGGCCGGCTGGAGCTGCAGCTGCGCTACAATGGCGTCGGCCGCGTCACCAGCAGCGGCCCGGTCATCAACCACGGCATGTGGCAGACG ATCTCTGTTGAGGAGCTGGCGAACGGGTCGCCCATCAAGGTCGGGCCAGGACGCTTGTCA AGAGAGGTCTTTTACCCGGGAGGTTTCTGCCTGCCAAGCCTGGACTACA TGCGGACCCCTCTGGACATCGGGACAGAATCGACCTGGGAAATAGAAGTCGTGGCTCACATCCGCCCGGCCGCAGACACAGGGGTGCTGTTCGCACTCTGGGTCCCCGACCTCCGTGCCGTGCCTCTCTCTGTGGCCCTGGTAGACTATCACTCCACAAAGAAGCTCAAGAAGCAG CTGGTGGTCCTGGCCGTGGAGCACGTGGCCTTGGCCCTAATGGAGATCAAGGTCTGCGATGGTCAAGAGCACATGGTCACCATCTCGCTGAGGGAGGGTGAGGCCACCCTGGAGGTGGACGGCACCAGGGGCCAGAGCGAGGTGAGCGCCGCGCAGCTGCAGGAGAGGCTGGCCGTGCTCGAGAAGCACCTGCGGAGCCCCGTGCTCACCTTTGCCGGCGGCCTGCCAG ATGTGCCGGTGACTTCAGCGCCAGTCACCGCATTCTACCGTGGCTGCATGACACTGGAGGTCAACCGGAGGCTGCTGGACCTGGACGAGGCGGCATACAAGCACAGTGACATCACCGCCCACTCCTGCCCACCCGTGGAGCCCGCCGCAGCCTAG